The sequence below is a genomic window from Clostridium sp. BJN0001.
ATCCTACAATAAGCCTCATGCAGTGCGGTATAATAAGCCCAACAAATCCAATAGTTCCACTTACAGAAACACTTGCTGCAATAAGAAGTGAACTTGCTATAATTAATATATTGTTAACTTGTTTTACATCAACTCCAAGACTTGAAGCTGCTTCGTATCCTGTCATTATAATATTTAAATCACGCGAGAACATAAAAATAATAAGTGTTCCAATTAAAGATATTATAGCTAAAAAAATAACTTTATTAAAATTTGCAGAGCTAAAACTTCCAAGTGTCCATAGATATATATTTTCAAGCTGCTGTCTATTATAAATCATAAGAAGTGATATTGCAGAACTTATCATTGTACTTATAGCAGTTCCTGTAAGAAGCAAATTTAAAACAATCAGATTTCCTCCAATACTTCCAACTTTATACACTACTATAACTGTAATAATTGCACCAATAAATGCAAATATACTTATTACTCCCATTCCCAAAAAATTAAGGCTGAATCCTGATAAAATTGCAATTGTTGCCCCAAAAGCTGCTCCTGATGATATTCCAAGTATATGAGGATCTGCAAGTGAATTTCTAAAGATAGCTTGAAATGTGCATCCAACTAAAGATAACGCTCCTCCAACTAAAGCTGACTCAAGTATTCTTGGAAATCTTACTTTAAGAACAATTACTTTATAAGATTCTTTTATGCCGTCTAAATCTATAAAATTATTTAAAATAGGCACTTTTGATAAAAGTATTTTAAAAGTATCTATTATAGTGACAGATGAAGATCCAAATGATGCAGAAACTAAAATACACATAAACATAAATATTATTAAAAATGCAATATATGTATAATACTTCTCTTTATTTGGCTTCATCACTTCTTCTCTCCTTTTACTTAAATGCATCTTCATGGAAAATTTTTGCCATTTCATAAACTCCTTCAGCATTTCTATATCCTTGTCTATCGATAATATTATTATCTATTTCATATACTTTTCCTTCTTTAACTGCTGTAAGATCTTCATATCCTTTTGTAGACATAAATTTATCTTTTTCACCTTTTCTTACAACGATTATATCAGGATCATTTTCAATTAGTAATTCTCGTGAATATGACCAGCTGTCGTTTTCTGGTACTATATTTTTTCCGCCTGCTAAATTTATAATCTGACCTACAAATGTATTTTCTGGTGCAGAATAATCGCCAGAGTCTCCATAAGATACAACATAATAAACAGAAGGTTTTTTAAGGTTCTTTACTTTTTCTGAAACTTCACTTATAGTCTTTTTCATATTATTTACTGTTTCCGTTGCTTTTTCATTTTTATTAAGTACTTTTCCAAGCTTTTCTATCATAGAATAAACTCCATCAAAATCATTTTCCTGATAAAGACACATTACATTTATTCCATTATCTTTAAGTTTCTTTGCATTTTCTTCACTAAAGTGAGTAGATGCTATTACTATATCAGGTTCAAGACTTATAATCTTCTCAATATCTGGAGTTCTCATTGTTCCAACAGATTCAACATCTAAAGCTTCTTCTGGATAATCACAGTAATCTGTTCTTCCATAGAGCTTTTTTTGTGCATCAAGATTATATATAAGCTCTGTAATATTTGGTGCTAATGATATTACTTTTTTAGGTTCTTCCTTTAAAGTAACATCTTCTCCATAAGAATCTTTAATAGTTAAAGGATATGTAGTTTGAGTTTCAGTCTGCAAAGCTGCGTTATCTGATGACTTTTTAGAAACTGAATTAAGTGAGCATCCATTAAGTACAAATGTAAGTGCAAAAATTAATAAGGCTGATGTAAATTTCTTTATTATTTTATTCATATATTTTTCTTTATTCCCTTTCTTTTTCATAAAAAGTAATTTGTTTTTTATTATTTAGTATTTCACTAAAAGTGCCATACTAATACATTTTTTAATTATATATTTTTGAATATCTTATTTCAACTTAATTTAAAAAATTAAAAGACCAAATGTATTTTTACATTCAGCCTTTTATATTAAAATCCTTATGAATATAAACTATAAATATTTAATAGTAACAGTTTAACTAAAATACTTGTATTATGAAATAGAGATAATTGAAGGAGCCTTTTAATTATGAATAAGATTCAAGCAAATATAGAAATTATAAATGCACTTGCAGAACTTGATGATTTAATCGCCGATATTATTTATATGGAAGTAGATAAACTTAAATTTTCTTTAGCTAATAAAGCTTCCTTAG
It includes:
- a CDS encoding iron ABC transporter permease is translated as MKPNKEKYYTYIAFLIIFMFMCILVSASFGSSSVTIIDTFKILLSKVPILNNFIDLDGIKESYKVIVLKVRFPRILESALVGGALSLVGCTFQAIFRNSLADPHILGISSGAAFGATIAILSGFSLNFLGMGVISIFAFIGAIITVIVVYKVGSIGGNLIVLNLLLTGTAISTMISSAISLLMIYNRQQLENIYLWTLGSFSSANFNKVIFLAIISLIGTLIIFMFSRDLNIIMTGYEAASSLGVDVKQVNNILIIASSLLIAASVSVSGTIGFVGLIIPHCMRLIVGYDHKILLPFSYIGGASFMIICDTIARTVASPTEIPVGIITAFFGAPYFIYLIYKNTKKRSYEV
- a CDS encoding ABC transporter substrate-binding protein codes for the protein MNKIIKKFTSALLIFALTFVLNGCSLNSVSKKSSDNAALQTETQTTYPLTIKDSYGEDVTLKEEPKKVISLAPNITELIYNLDAQKKLYGRTDYCDYPEEALDVESVGTMRTPDIEKIISLEPDIVIASTHFSEENAKKLKDNGINVMCLYQENDFDGVYSMIEKLGKVLNKNEKATETVNNMKKTISEVSEKVKNLKKPSVYYVVSYGDSGDYSAPENTFVGQIINLAGGKNIVPENDSWSYSRELLIENDPDIIVVRKGEKDKFMSTKGYEDLTAVKEGKVYEIDNNIIDRQGYRNAEGVYEMAKIFHEDAFK